From the genome of Longimicrobium sp.:
GGGCCAGCAGCGCGGCCGTCTCGCGCTCCACGTCGGCGCTGCGCTGGAAGGTCACCAGCCCTTCCCAGCCGCGCAGTCCCTGCTCCACGCCGCCGTCGTCGGGGATCCCCGTTCCCAGGTAGACGTGCTTCATGGCCTGGGGGTTCATCTCCACCCCCTCGTCGTGCAGCACGGCCAGCGCGGCGCCCAGCGCGTTCCCCGCGTCGTGCGCGGCGGGCTGCACCCACACCTCGTCGAACAGCCCGCTGTAGGCGATGCGGCCGTTCATGGAGCAGTTGTGCGCCACGCCGCCGGCCATGCAGAGCGAGCGCGCGCCCGTCTCGGCCTGGAAGTGGGTGAGCACGTGCATCACGATCTTCTCCAGCGCCTGCTGCAGCCCGGCCGCGAAGTCGCGGTGCGACTGGTTGAAGGGCTCGCCCTTGCGGCGCGCCTGGTGCGCCAGCCCGGCCGCCTGGGTGATGCGCAGCAGGGTGGCCAGCGAGGCCACCTCGTAGGCGCCGTCGGGAAGGAGGCGGTACGACTGCGCGAACATGTCGGCGTAGCGCGACGCGTCGCCGTACGGCGCCAGCCCCATCACCTTGTACTCGTCGAAGCGGGTGTAGCCCACCAGCCCGATGTACTCGCGGTAGAAGAAGCCCAGCGACTGCCGCTGGGGGATCTCGCGGAGGATGGTGAGGTCGTTCCCCTCGAAGGTGCCGATGGCGCCGGAGAGGAAGTCGCCCGAGCCGTCGATGGACACCGCCAGCCCGCGCTGGAAGCCGGAGGGGAGGAAGGCGCTGTACAGGTGCGCGCGGTGGTGGTCGATGAAGCGCAGCCGGTCGGCCACCTCCTGCCCGAACTCGCGCTGGAAGAGGCCCGACACCTGGCGGCGGCCGCTGCCCAGCGGGTGCGCGGCGTTCTCGAGCGCGCGGGCCAGGTAGTACTGGTTCACGTTGGCCTCGGAGAAGTCGACGGCGATGAGGTCGACGTCGTCGAGGGTCTTCCCGGCCTCTTCCAGGCAGCGGCGGATGGCGCGCGCGGGGAAGGCGTTGGAGTGCTTCACCCGGTTCAGGCGCTCTTCCTCGATGGCGGCCAGCACCTTTCCGTCTTCCACCAGCACCGCCGCCGCGTCGTGGTAGGCCCACCCCGGATCCATGGTTTCGAAGTCGCGGATGGGTGAGAAGCTGTGGGTACCCAGAACGAGCATGGCAGAGACTCCCTTGGTGCCGTGTGGTTTGTGCCCCCGCCGCGGTGGGCGGGGCCTTGCTGGTTGATCGCCCGCCCGGCCTCGTGCCGGGCGGATTTCCGGATCTGCATCTACAGCGAACTCATCGAGAGATGAGGCTCGGCGACGGGTGGCGATGCCCTGCCCGCCTGGTCGGCCCTCTCCCCCCGGCCCCCTCCCCAAAACTGCCTGGGGGAGGGGGAGAACTCAGCGTGGGGGCGGTGGTGGATCGATTCCGCTCCCTTCTTCCCGTCAGACGAGCGGGACGGCGCCGATGCGGATGGTGCCGCCCAGGAGGCGGCCCAGGCGCGCGATCCCTTCCTCGATGCGCTCTACCGGCATGCTGGCGAAGCACAGGCGCATGCAGCGGGCGGCCTGGCCCGGGTCGTGGGCGCAGAAGGCCGCGCCCGGCACGAAGGCCACCTGCTCCTCGTCCACCGCGCGGCGGAGGAGCTCCACCGCGTCCTTCCCCGGCGGGAGGGTGACCCACACGAACATCCCGGCCTGCGGCACCGTCCAGCTCACGCTCTTCGGGAAGCAATGCTCCATGGCGGCCAGCATGGCGTCGCGGCGGGCGCGGTACTCGGCGCGGACGCGGGCCAGGTGCTCGGGGAGCGCGCCCGCGTCCAGGAAGGCCGAGAGGGTGCGCTGCGCCGTGGTGGTCACGTCCAGGTCGCTGCCGTGCTTCAGGATGGAGAGGATGGACACCAGCGCCTGGGGCGCCACGATCCACCCCACGCGCACGCCGGGGGCGAAGATCTTGGAGAACGAGCCCACGTACAGCACCCACTCCGGGTCGATGGCCCGCAGCGCCGGCAGCGCCGCGTCGTCGTAGCGCAGGAAGCCGTACGCGTCGTCCTCCACCAGCGGCACCTCCCAGCGCCGGGCCAGCTCCGCCAGGCGGACGCGGCGCTCCAGGCTCATCGACACGCCCAGCGGGTTGTGCCCGTCGGGGATCACGTAGACGAAGGCCGGCCGCGCGCCCGCCTCCAGCATCGCCTCCAGCGCGTCGACGTCGATCCCCTCGGCGTCGGAGGGGACGGTGAGGATCTGGGGGCTCTGCGGGCGCACGGCGGCGTGGATCCCGTCGTACACGGCGGCCTCGACCGCCACCTGGCCGCCCTGCTCCAGCAGCAGGCGGGCGAGCAGGCTCATCCCCTGCTGCGCGCCGGTGGTGAGGAAGACCTGCTCCTCGGTGCAGTCCACGCCGCGCTCGGCCATCATCTCCACGATCTGCCGCTTCAGCGCCGCGTGCGGAACGCCGTACTGCAGCGGGAGGGCGCCGCCGTCCAGCACGCGGCGGGTGGCCTGCACGTACGCCTCGCCGGGAAGGAGCTCGGCGGCGGGCATGCCCAGCGCGAAGGAGAGCAGCCCCGGGCGCGTGAGCATGGGCAGGATCTCGCGCAGCGCCGACGGCGCGATGGTGCGCGCCCAGCCCGCCAGCGAGCCCTCGATGCCGGGGCCGGGCGCGGCACCGGGGTTCGGTGCCAGGGTGTCCGTCATGGTCCTGCGTCTCCTTCCGGCGCGCGGCGCCGTCGGGGTCATGGTGGGATGAAGATGGAGATGCCCGCGCCGGCTCCCGCGTGTCTGGAGCCGGTCCGTCTGACGATGTTCCCGATGAGGGAGCGAAGCTGTCGAAAAATCCCGGAGCGGCCGTTCCCGCGATGGTCCGCGAGGGGGATCGATCGCGCAATCCGGCAGCGCACTTGCGACCTCGCCTATAGATCCTTCGGCCTGCAACCCCTTGTGCTGGGCAAAGACGGTGTGGCCGGCCTCAGGATGACGTCCCTCCGTGCGTTTGTGATGCGCAGGTGATTGCCAGAGCCGTGGGGAGACCCTGCTCCGCCGCGGCTGATCGCTTTCCCGTGCCCTTGAAAAGGTGCGGGAGAGGACATCTGCCGGGGCGTTGCCGCTCCCCTCCCGATGAAGGGAGAGGAGAGGCGGGTCGATTACGCCGCGCGGAGGGCCTCGGTGGGCTCGATGCGGAGGCCGCGGCGCGCGGGGATGACCGCGGCCAGGAGGCCCACCAGCAGCATCAGCACGCCCACCACGGGAAGGAGCACCGCGGCGTGGCCCTGCATCAGCGTGCCGCCGGAGCCCAGGTCCAGCAGCGCGGCCACGACCGCGCCCACCACCACCCCCGCGGCCAGCTGCACCACCGCGCGGCTGAAGATGGCGCCCACGATCTGCCGCGGGTGCGCCCCCAGCGCCGAGCGGATGCCGATCTCGCGGCGGCGCTGGGCCACGGTGAACGACATCAGCGCGTAGATCCCCGCGGCGGAAAGGAGGAGCACGCTCAGGGTGACCAGCGCCAGCGCCCACGCCGTCAGCCGCGTGGCCACCTGGCTCTTGCGGTACACTTCGTCCAGCGGAAGCACGTCGTGCAGCCGCAGCGCCGGGTCCAGCGCCGTGGCCACCTCGCGCAGCCGTCCGGCGAAGGCGGCCGGCGAGCCGCGCCCCACCTTCACCCCGATGCTCACCGGGTACACCTGGCCGGGGACCAGCGGGTGGTACATCCGCGCCTCCACGTCGCCCGGCTCCATGGCGGTGGCGGGAAGGTCGCGCACCACGCCCACGATCTCGTACCAGCGCCCGTCCTCCACGTCGGGCGGCGGCGGCTCGTCGCGCGTGCTCACGTAGCGCACCCGGCGGCCCACGGCGTTGCCGCCGCCCAGGAACTGCTTCACGAAGGCGCGGTTCACCACCACCGCGGTGGAGGCGGCGTTGAAGTCGCCCTCGTAGAAGCCGCGCCCCGAGAGCACCGGGGCGTCGAAGGCGCCGAAGAACTCGGCGTCCACGCGCGAGCGGCGGGCCTGGTGCCCGGTGGCCGTCTCCGCGCCGGCACCCTTCGCGCCGTCGACCTCCACCAGCGACTTCGGCTCGCTCCCCGGGAGCGCCAGCGCCACCGTCACGGCGGTTACGCCCGGATCGGCCTTCAGCCGCCGCACCAGCTCGGCCTGGTAGCCGGCGAAGCGCGCGGAGTAGTCGGCCTGGTACTGCCTGGCCTCGGCGCTGGGCGGCAGCTCGCCGTCCATCGCCACCGTGGCGCTCAGGAACTGGTCGGCGGCGAAGCCGGCCTGGAAGGTGGCGTGGCGCACCGAGTCCCACACGGTGAACACCGCGGCGGGAAGGACGGCCACGGCGAAGGCCACCTGCAGGATGATGAGCGCCGTCCACGTCTTTCCCAGCCGCAGCCCGGTGCCGCCGCCCAGCTGGCGGAGGCTGGACTGCAGCTGCTGCCCGGTGGCCTGCACCGCCGGGAGCACGCCCGCGATCACCGCGGCCAGCACCGTCAGCCCCGCGACGTAGATCACGGTCGTCGACGACAGGTGCAGCTTCATCCAGAAGGGCGCGCCGCCGGCCATCTCCTGCAGCATCAGCTCGTGCGCCTGCTTCAGCCCCACGGCGGCCAGCACCAGCCCCACCGCGGCGGCCGCGGCCGAGAGCACCAGCGCCTCCACGAAGAGCTGCGCCACGATGCGGCGGCGGCTGGCGCCCAGCGCGCTGCGCACGGTGATCTCGCCCTGGCGGGTGACGGTGCGGGCGTAGACCAGGATGGCCACGTTGGCGCAGACCACCACCAGGAGAAGGCTGACCATGAACTGCATCATGTGCATCTCCGCCGGGTCGCCGTCGTCGTCCAGCCCCAGCAGGGGGTAGGTGTAGGGAACGATGCGGGGCTGCAGGCGCTCGTGCGTTCCCGGCGCGGTCACGGCGGTGCGCGCGCCGATGGCGGTGAGCTCGGCCTGCGCGCGCTCGGGGGTGACCCCCTGCGCCATCCGCCCGAAGACGAAGACCGGCGGCGACTTCCCCTCGGCGTAGTCGGCGGGGTCCTCGCGCATGGCGGCCCAGAGATGGTGGTTCATGGGGAAGGCGAAGCCCTTCGGCATCACCCCCACCACCGTGTAGCGCTGGTCGCCCAGCTGCAGGGTGCGCCCCAGCACGTGCGGGTCGCCGGCGAAGCGCGTCTGCCACACGTCCCAGGCGATGACCAGCACCGGCGGCGCGCCCTTGCGCTCGTCGTCGGCCGTCAGCGGGCGCCCAAGCAGCGGCGGGACGCGGGCCACGCGGAAGCCGGCGGCGTTCATCTCGGCCACCTGCACCGGCTCGGCCTGCCCGTCGGCGGCCACCAGGTTGCGCCAGTGCGGCTGGAAGGCGCCCAGCGGCTCGAACGAGCGCACCTCGTCCTTCCACGCGGCGAAGTCGTGCAGCGAGGGGTGCGTGCGGTGGCCGCGGGCCGCGTCCCAGCTCTGGATGGCCACGATGCGCTCGCCCTGGTCCAGCGGGATCGTGGGGTCCAGGTACGCCTGGATGACGTCGAAGAGCGCCGCGCCGATGGCGATGGCCACGGCCATCCCCAGCCCGCCCACCAGGGTCAGGGCGGGATACTTCACCAGCATGCGGGCACCCAGCTTGAAGTCCAGCCAGGAGATGCCTGTCCTCATGACGCCTTCTCCAACCAGTGTGGGTTCGGGGTGCGCTCGCCGGAGCGCCCCGGGTTCGGCTGCCGCACGTCCGCCGCGGATCGTCCCGTCCCCGCAGCGGGGACGGTCACCAGGTCGCGGGAACGGGAATCGAGACGGGGTCCGCGGATCGCCGCGCAGCGCTCGCGCGGCGGGTGTGGCGGGGATCGGGGTGGAGCGTGCTCGGCCGGGGGATTCCGCCGGGGTGAAAGGCATCCCCCGTGCCGCATCCCGCGGGAGATGCATCCCGTTGCGGCGCAACGACCTGCGTCCCGTATCCCCATCTCCCCCATCCCCCGCTCTGTCCGGCCGTGGGAAAGCGCGTTCCACGGCCGGACAACCGTCGTCAGAAAGTTCCGGGCGCGGCCGGGCACCGGCGACTAAAGTCGCAGCAACAACTACGGGAAGCCTCGCAAACTGCGCGAGGCTGATCCGCGCACTCCGCGGCATCGGCGCTCACGTCTGATCTCCTTTCCTCCTCCCCGGACGCGCGCAGCGCGGGGACGACTCAGGATGACGTCTCTCTCTGTGCGTTCGTAAATGCAGAGGTGATTACCAGATCCGGCATCAGAGGATGAGCTCCACCGTGTCTCCGCCCGCCGCCGGGGCCGTGGCCGCCGGCGTGGGGATGAGGTTGGGCGGGACCACCACCTCGGGCTTCTGCTCGCCGCCGACCAGCGCGGCCATCCCGGAGAGCGTGGGGGTCATGAACAGCGCCTGCCCGCCCACGTGCAGCCCGCGCTTGCGCATGCGCTGGATCAGGCGCAGCACCAGCAGCGAGTGGCCGCCCAGCTCGAAGAAGTTGTCGTGGCGCCCCACGCGCTCCACGCCCAGCAGCTCGGCCCAGATCTCCGCCAGCACGGTTTCCGTCTCCCCCTCGGGCGCCGCCCAGCGGCTGCGCGCGAACGCCTCGCCGTCGGGCGCGGGAAGCGCGCGGCGGTCGACCTTGCCGTTCGGCGTGAGCGGGAGCGCCTCCAGCCGCACGTACGCGGCGGGAACCATGTACTCCGGCAGCCGCTCGCCCAGGTGCGCCCGCAGCGCCTCGGCATCCGCGTCGCCCACGCAGTAGGCCACCAGGCGGGTGTCGCCGGGCTCGTCCTCGCGGGCCAGGACCACGGCCTCGCGCACGCCGGGGTGCTCCAGCAGCCCCGCCTCGATCTCGCCCAGCTCGATGCGGTAGCCGCGCACCTTCACCTGGTCGTCGCCGCGGCCCAGGAATTCGAGAATCCCGGTGCGGGAGTGCGAGAGTGCGTCGGTGCGTTCGGTCTCGCGCGGATCCAGCGCACTTCCGCACTCCCGCACTTCCGCACTTTCCCTCCAGCGCGCCAGGTCGCCCGTGCGGTACAGCCGCGCGCCGGGGCGGCCGCCGAAGGCGTCGGGGACGAAGCGCTCCGCCGTCAGGCGCGGGCGGCCGAGATAGCCGCGCGCCACCCCCGCCCCGCCGATGTACAGCTCGCCCACGACGCCGGCGGGCACCGGCTCGCCGTCCGCGTCCAGCACGTACACGCGGTGGTTGGCGATGGGGCGGCCGATGGGAACCGACGCATCGGTGTCGTGCTCCGCGTCGTAGCGGTGGACCACGCAGCCGACCGTGGCCTCGGTGGGCCCGTACTCGTTCCAGATCTCCATCCCGCCGCCCGACGCCTCGTGCACCTGGCGGGCGAGCGGCGCCTTCAGGTCCTCGCCGCCGACGACCAGCCGGCGGATGCGGGAGCCGCGCAGGTCGCGCTGGGCCAGGAGCACCAGGTGCGCGGGGGTGAGCTTCACCACGTCCGTGGCGTTCTCGTCGAACACGCGGGGGATGGTGCGGTCGCCGCTCTCGTTCGGCGCCACCGCGATGCGGCCGCCGCTGGCCAGGGGGACGAAGATCGAGGTGACCGTGAGGTCGAAGGAAAGCGAGGAGTAGAGCGGGAAGTCGCCCGCGCCCTCGCCCACGTACCGCGCCCGGGCGTAGGTGACGTAGTTGGTGACGCCGTCGTGGCGCACCATCACCCCCTTGGGGCGGCCGGTGGAGCCGGAGGTGTAGATGACGTACGCCAGGTGCTCGGCCGTCAGCCCCGCGACCTCCGGATCCTCGGTCGATCGGCCGGCCCAGGTGGATGCGTCCGCGTCCATCGCCAGCACGGGGATGGCGAGGCCGACGAAGCGCCCGGCGAGCGACGCCTGGGTGAGGAGCGCCGCGGGGGCGCTGTCCTCCAGCATGTAGCGCAGCCGCTCCTCGGGGTACGCGGGGTCGATGGGGACGTACGCGCCGCCCGCCTTCAGCACCGCGAGCACGGCCACCACCATCTCCGCCCCGCGCTCCAGGCAGAGCGCCACGCGGGTGTCCGGCCGCACGCCCCGCGCGGCCAGCTCGTGCGCCAGGCGGTTGGCGCGGGCGTTCAGCTCCGCGTAGGAGATCGATCCGCCGTCGAACGACACGGCCGTCGCGTCCGGAGTCCTGGCCACCTGCGCCTCGAAGAGCCGGTGGACGCAGACGCCCGCCGGGTACGCCGCGTCCGTGCGGTTCCACTCCTCCACCACCCGCCGCCGCTCGTCGTCGGGGAGCACGGGGATGCGGGACAGCGGGCGGCCGGGCTCGTTCTCCAGCGCGTCCACCAGCCCCTCGATGGCGCGCTGCATCATCGCGCAGACGCGCTCCGGGCCGGCGGAGGCGGGCACCTGCACCTTGATGCCGAAGCCCTCGCCGCGGTCGTCGACGTAGACGGTGACCGGGTAGTTGGTGCGCTCCTGCCCGAAGATGCGGCGCCCGCCCTCGGCCGCGGCGCCGCCGGCCGCGCGCGGGGCGTCGCCGCTGTGGCGGAAGGAGAAAACGGCGGTGAAGAGCGGCGCCGGCGCCTCCACCCGGCTGCAGCGCTGCGCCAGCGCCAGCGAGGCGTGCTCGTGGCGCAGCAGCTCGGCCAGCTGCCGGTGCATGGAGCGGACGGCCTCCTCCGCGCCCTCGGCGCCGACCCGGGCGCGGACGGGGAGGGTGTTGATGAACGGCCCCAGCACCCGGTCGGCTCCCTCGCCGCCCTGCATCCGGCCGAAGAGCACGGTGCCGGAGACCACGTCGGCGCGGCCCGAGACGCGGGCCAGCACCTGCGTCCACGCCACGTGGCAGACGCTGGCCGCGCTCACGCCCAGCCTGCGGGCGCGCTCGCGCAGCCGCGCCGCGACGCCCGAGTCCAGCGCCACCCGCGCGTCGGCGATCCCCGAGCCGTCGCCCCAGGCGTCCAGCAGGCCGAAGGGGGCGGTGGGCTCGTCCACGTTGCCCAGCAGCGCGCGGAAGTAGGCCTCGTGCTCGCCGCGCTCGATCCCCAGGCGCGTCTGCGCCACGAAGTTGCGGAAGGGGAGCGGGGCCGGCAGCTCGTGCCCGCGCCCGGCCAGCAGCGCGCCCACCTCTTCCGCGATCACCTCGTTGGTGGTGTGGTCGCCCACCAGGTGGTGCTCGAGGAGAAGGAGGAGCCAGCGCCCGCGCTCCTCGTCGCGCGCCACGCAGGCCCGCATCAGCGGCGCGCGGCGCACGTCCAGCCGGGTGCGGCGCGGATCGAAGCGCGCGAACAGCTGCCGCGCCACCTCGCCCGCCGCCGGATCGAGCTCCACCTCTTCCACCCCGAGCGTGGCCTTGCGCCAGACGACCTGCACCGGCTCGTGCACTCCTTCCCACGCCACCGAGGTGCGCAGGATGTCGTGCCGGTCGATCACCGTCTGCAGCGCGGCCAGGTGCGCGTCCACCGCCTCGCGCGTGTCGAACGCGCTCAGCGCGGGAAGGACGTACGGATCGCCCTCGGTGGCCATCACGTTGTGGAAGAGCATCCCCTCCTGCAGCGGGGCCAGGGGGTAGATGTCCTGCACGTTGGCCGCGCCGCCTTCCACGCCGGCCAGCACGCGGTCGATCTCCGCCTGCGTCAGCTGGACGAGGGGAAGCATCTCCGGCGTGATCGCCTCCGCGCCGGCGGGGATGAGGTTCGCCGGGACCGCGGCCTCGTGCGACTCGGCGCCCACCGCCGTGGCCAGCTCGGCCAGGGTGGGGGTGGTGAAGATGGCGCGCACCTCGGCGTGCAGCCCGCGGCGCCGCATCCGCTCGATCAGGCGCACCGCCAGCA
Proteins encoded in this window:
- a CDS encoding carbamoyltransferase family protein: MLVLGTHSFSPIRDFETMDPGWAYHDAAAVLVEDGKVLAAIEEERLNRVKHSNAFPARAIRRCLEEAGKTLDDVDLIAVDFSEANVNQYYLARALENAAHPLGSGRRQVSGLFQREFGQEVADRLRFIDHHRAHLYSAFLPSGFQRGLAVSIDGSGDFLSGAIGTFEGNDLTILREIPQRQSLGFFYREYIGLVGYTRFDEYKVMGLAPYGDASRYADMFAQSYRLLPDGAYEVASLATLLRITQAAGLAHQARRKGEPFNQSHRDFAAGLQQALEKIVMHVLTHFQAETGARSLCMAGGVAHNCSMNGRIAYSGLFDEVWVQPAAHDAGNALGAALAVLHDEGVEMNPQAMKHVYLGTGIPDDGGVEQGLRGWEGLVTFQRSADVERETAALLAQGQVAGWVQGRSEFGPRALGNRSILADPRPAENKDRINAMVKKREGYRPFAPSVRQERAGDYFELPKTSDEFPFMTFALKVREDARTLLGAITHVDGTARVQTVAQDTNPRYWGLLGAFEEHTGVPMLLNTSFNNHAEPIVDSLDEAVTCFLTTGLDFLVVGDWVVRKRGDDARLAGYQGLSPALPSTRKLVMQSGVDGAREYLIESTVNRYFGEKATPISADAFGVLWDADGRRTLGELMPERGISGDERVGRLLKEMEDLWSRRVVTLRPSGAAR
- a CDS encoding PLP-dependent aminotransferase family protein, giving the protein MTDTLAPNPGAAPGPGIEGSLAGWARTIAPSALREILPMLTRPGLLSFALGMPAAELLPGEAYVQATRRVLDGGALPLQYGVPHAALKRQIVEMMAERGVDCTEEQVFLTTGAQQGMSLLARLLLEQGGQVAVEAAVYDGIHAAVRPQSPQILTVPSDAEGIDVDALEAMLEAGARPAFVYVIPDGHNPLGVSMSLERRVRLAELARRWEVPLVEDDAYGFLRYDDAALPALRAIDPEWVLYVGSFSKIFAPGVRVGWIVAPQALVSILSILKHGSDLDVTTTAQRTLSAFLDAGALPEHLARVRAEYRARRDAMLAAMEHCFPKSVSWTVPQAGMFVWVTLPPGKDAVELLRRAVDEEQVAFVPGAAFCAHDPGQAARCMRLCFASMPVERIEEGIARLGRLLGGTIRIGAVPLV
- a CDS encoding ABC transporter permease — encoded protein: MRTGISWLDFKLGARMLVKYPALTLVGGLGMAVAIAIGAALFDVIQAYLDPTIPLDQGERIVAIQSWDAARGHRTHPSLHDFAAWKDEVRSFEPLGAFQPHWRNLVAADGQAEPVQVAEMNAAGFRVARVPPLLGRPLTADDERKGAPPVLVIAWDVWQTRFAGDPHVLGRTLQLGDQRYTVVGVMPKGFAFPMNHHLWAAMREDPADYAEGKSPPVFVFGRMAQGVTPERAQAELTAIGARTAVTAPGTHERLQPRIVPYTYPLLGLDDDGDPAEMHMMQFMVSLLLVVVCANVAILVYARTVTRQGEITVRSALGASRRRIVAQLFVEALVLSAAAAAVGLVLAAVGLKQAHELMLQEMAGGAPFWMKLHLSSTTVIYVAGLTVLAAVIAGVLPAVQATGQQLQSSLRQLGGGTGLRLGKTWTALIILQVAFAVAVLPAAVFTVWDSVRHATFQAGFAADQFLSATVAMDGELPPSAEARQYQADYSARFAGYQAELVRRLKADPGVTAVTVALALPGSEPKSLVEVDGAKGAGAETATGHQARRSRVDAEFFGAFDAPVLSGRGFYEGDFNAASTAVVVNRAFVKQFLGGGNAVGRRVRYVSTRDEPPPPDVEDGRWYEIVGVVRDLPATAMEPGDVEARMYHPLVPGQVYPVSIGVKVGRGSPAAFAGRLREVATALDPALRLHDVLPLDEVYRKSQVATRLTAWALALVTLSVLLLSAAGIYALMSFTVAQRRREIGIRSALGAHPRQIVGAIFSRAVVQLAAGVVVGAVVAALLDLGSGGTLMQGHAAVLLPVVGVLMLLVGLLAAVIPARRGLRIEPTEALRAA